DNA from Clupea harengus chromosome 2, Ch_v2.0.2, whole genome shotgun sequence:
CCATTTCAAAGCATTAATCTTCACTTCCAAAAGCTTTTCATCTCCCATTTCAACCCAATGAAGATTTTCAGTTATTTTCTACATCACAGTTAGAGtagaaaaaactaaatgtagCCTATATGTAGCTTATGCATAAGCAACGTAACAGCATTCCTTCTTCATCAGGAACTTCATTAAAAGCTGGAGCGAAACGCAGCATTCCAACAGTTAGGTATGGCGAGCCTGTCCCTTAATTTAAGATGCCATGGAGAGTCCGGTCAACACTCGAGATATTTCGATGAAGCTACTGTCACTGGCTCATCGGCTCATTCTAAACTCTACCTCTACCTACACCCACCCCATGAGACGAAATAACGGGAAATAACGGTGCTAGTGGAATATCCTCTGAAGTCCATCCTCGAGTTAGAGGCGAAGCCGACACTCGAAGATATGATCTAGCCTACTTCAGTTTATATCAACCAGCGTTGAAATGCttttgtgaagaaaaaaaacccacaataaTACATCGTTACAAGTTTATTCTAATATTACCGTAGGCTTGTTTCAATGCTGAAAATCAACTGAAAAATAGGAACGGAGAACTTGCAGCCTATGGTCAATATTATAACACGGCACTTGAAAATAAATTGTATATATGCAATACATTAGATGATGAAATGAACTGGATAAAGATATTGCATTTAAACAGGTTTTGACGGGGAGAGGCTATACTACCCACCACTGTGGAATCAACCTGTTGCGCGACTGCAATGTTCTACTGCAGGATTTTGGGAAACAACACTGAAAATTATAAACTTACCAAGCAAAGATAGCAAAAGTGTCCACCAACTCAACATCAAGGCCATTTCCGAATTATAAAACGGGCATTTATAGTGATTCAGTCCATCTCATTCTCAATTTCCGATCCACCTCATTCTCAGGTCCTGTGCGTACAGGAATAAGCAAGTAAACGCAGTCAATCCCGGACTAACAGGACTATACCACTGCAAAAACAGGGGTGTTGGAATCGTGCTGCCAAATTACGGGCCAGAGATATgtcacctttctctctcatttgtaTAAAGAACAGAATTTCAGATATGGTGAATCAACAATCCACCAGGTACCAACACAAAGAATTTGGGAATGTAGCCTATTACACTTTGAACATTAATCCCCTAATTGTGATAGAGGAGTCTTGAatttaaagagagaaaaagattatCCTTGATTGGGTAACATTAATGGATTTAACACAATAGCACAAGGAAAACGAAATACCATTCAGGATGTTTGGTAAATATGACAAGCGCAAAATCTCACATTCCGAGAGATTACATTGTTTCGGTCCAATGGCCTAAACCGGTTACATTTTCTAACTGTGCATCCGTAGGCCATATAGCCTACTTTCAAGCAATTGGTAAACTGCTTTGGTTAATTGGTCAACTTTGATCAATAATATTCTACaaatattaattaaaatgtattcataataTTCAACAAATAGATTTCACAGCATGATTGCCTGCCTCACCTAAAGAGTACAAAGTAGCCTACTTTTCCACCACAGTATGTATTAACTCAGAACACAGACTTCCCCAAGTTCGCAAGCTTTATTAAAAATATACCAAAATTGCcaataaaacaaaattataTTATACGTAACTGTTAATACTCAATTTGTTGGATTACATAAACCATCACTAAGGGAAACAAATCAagcataacataaaacatataaaGATTTATAAATTCAGATTGTATGAATATAGATTTAATGATATCATAGTAACTGTGCACTTATGTGATCAAAAGTAGGTAAAGGTgatattatatatttacattagCCTATAGCAGTGGTAAAGTAGATTAAGCAAAACAAATTTAAACATTGCCTAAACCTTGAAAGCACAGGAGCGTCTCTGGTAAAAGAACATGGGAAGCACATGTAACCCTGAATTGTTTGATGGTTAGTCTCAGCCAATACTGTCACAATTCAGGCAAATCATAATGGGACCAGAGTGTTGTAATGGTCATCCTATTGCCCATTTCTGTGACCATAGCGATCAAGCTGATCTTCTCAGAATTAACGaccattgccatggtgatctCGATTGTCTGCATAGTAGTCACGCCGATCGTCATATCGAGTGCGACTGTCCTCATAGCGATCACTGTTGTTATCAAGTCGATCTCGACTACCTTCGTAGCGGTCAAGTCGATCACTAGAGCGACTGCGACTGTCCTCATAGCGATCGAGTCGATCACTTGAGCGACTGCGACTGTCGTCTTGGCGATCGAGTCGATCACTTGAGCGACTGCGACCGTCATCATATCGATCAAGTCGATCACTTGAGTGATTGCGACCGTCGTCATTGCGGTCAAGTCGATCATTGCGGTCAAGTCGATCATTGGAGCGACTGCGACCCTCGTCATAACGGTCAAGTCGATCACTAGAGCGACTGCCCTCGTTGCGATCACTGCGATCATCCTGTTGATAACCAATGCGTTTGCCGTCATCCTCTCTGGACTCTTCATACCGATCCACAGTATTCAAAACATTCACATTTTCAGTCTCCAAAGGTGGTTCGTCATGGAACGCAACAGGTTCTCTGCAAGATTTAGAAGAAAATTATTTGATGAGTTGTActgaacacacatactcaaacaaaataaaacagatgAACAAATACAAGTTGTCAGGAACACACTCCATTTCATATTCTggttccttcttcttcttcctgcaACAGCAGCAATAGACAACGATGATGAGGACCACTGCTCCGGCAACACAACCACCCACGATCCCTGCTGTGGCGCCGACTTTCATGGTAGCTGGAGAGAAAAGGACACTTTTCTCCTGAACATTGTACATGGGCAATACAACATGGCAATCACTTGAGTTAAGCTATGTCAATATCCTTTAGGGCAGAGGTTCTCAAACCTGCTCCTATGCTGAAAATCCATCTATCAGATTGAAATGAGTACAATTAAACTGTGTTCAGTCAAGGAAAAGTGACAAAACACACCAGGTGTGGGAGGACTCCACCAGATCCAGTAGATAAAACCCATTGAACTGCAAGAATACGGTTCAAAATGACACTTACGTGGCCCAACACTGAGCGTCATGTTGTATGAATTAGAACGAATCTTATTGGTTGAGGTGCAGACGTAATATCCGGATGTTTCCATCGATacattgaagagagagagaactccatTGCCtattggaaaataaatctttaaaaaaattcaaggcaaaaaagaaaatgacagaaaagaaTCGTTAACAAAATGTATCCAAAGACACAAACAAGCAcgtgaacatgcacacacatactctcaacAGTTCTCGGTGGAAAGGGTTGGGGGTTATTCCTGGGGTCAAATCTCAGCCACTTGTATGTGGGTGTTGGAGACCCCTCCTCAGACTTGCAGGTGAGGTTGATATTGTGGCCATACTCTGCTGCACCCTGGACATTACAGACGGGCACAGATGGGGCAACTATGGAAAGAGATACAGAACATTATTTTATAAATCAGTGTTCCTGGCCAATGTTTCTTCAGTATACAATATTTAAAACCAATAACAATGTCTCTAGCATTCATTTGGTTTGACTGCAGTTAGCTTACAACACCAATAGTTGTGTGAACAATTGAAAGAAATCAGACTgactatttattttttctatgaTCAATGGGTGGCCATCCAACCTTCTTGACATTCAGTAATATTATGCACTTTCTAAACTTAGTATCCATTTTCAAGCATGTTCCCAGAATGCTCTCAGAGAGGCAGCAGGTCCTTGACCCTAGCTAGTTTTGTGTCATAATAACTTcacttttcaaacatttaggTAAAACTAGTCTGCAAAATGCCAAACGTGAACATGGATAAGAAAATAATGCTAAGGTAGGTCCGGTCTTCAGTAGCACTGGATCTGCCCTACTTTTTTCCTGATTTTCCTGAATCCATTTCCTCATTCTTTCCTTCTGCTCCAGAGCAGACATGTTCAATCTCATTAAGAAAGCATGGACAGTCAGCATTCTGACTGATGCTGTAGCTATCACTAAGCTGACTACTGTTCAACTTGAGTGTGCCATCAGCCTTTTTGAACAAAGAATTACATTCGTACTACTACCAATACAATGAAACATCTACAGTCTCAAGATCAGCAGTCAGAAACATGTGATGGCATCTCACCCAGTACCACCACTCGGGTTGTGTCCGCCTGCTGCCCAACATTATCCCCCGGGATCTGTACTGTGCATTGGAAGACTCTGTTCTCTTGCAGAGTGACATGAGAGAAGCTCAGTGTTGACAGACCACCAGGTACATCATTTGTCATAGTGGCTTGGCCCTTGTATGCTGCATTCATGTCTACCTGTTTTTtagtagtagtatagtagtAAGTTCCGATAGTTATCTGTAAGGTGCATgcgagacaaaagaaagagaatgagaa
Protein-coding regions in this window:
- the LOC105908701 gene encoding cell surface A33 antigen-like — protein: MGAVERLVCGLHILSVLSVTMGIHVEFQKQEYEVARDDPVDLICTFQTKMENSPAVIITWSADPDDPAEPLITIGTYYYTTTKKQVDMNAAYKGQATMTNDVPGGLSTLSFSHVTLQENRVFQCTVQIPGDNVGQQADTTRVVVLVAPSVPVCNVQGAAEYGHNINLTCKSEEGSPTPTYKWLRFDPRNNPQPFPPRTVESNGVLSLFNVSMETSGYYVCTSTNKIRSNSYNMTLSVGPPTMKVGATAGIVGGCVAGAVVLIIVVYCCCCRKKKKEPEYEMEEPVAFHDEPPLETENVNVLNTVDRYEESREDDGKRIGYQQDDRSDRNEGSRSSDRLDRYDEGRSRSNDRLDRNDRLDRNDDGRNHSSDRLDRYDDGRSRSSDRLDRQDDSRSRSSDRLDRYEDSRSRSSDRLDRYEGSRDRLDNNSDRYEDSRTRYDDRRDYYADNRDHHGNGR